The DNA sequence GAGATAGATAACACGCAACGGCTGACTCATGTTGTTCCCGCCGTGAGCATAGCAGGAGCTTCCTCCGCTGGCTGGCGCACCATTGCTGAACACCAGGCTAGTCCAAACTCAATGCAGTCTTTCGGTATGGGTCAAAGCAAGGAACCTGTGCTTTTAAGTCCTGCACACATTGTCAGACAGTCATTTGCTTTGTCGTCAGATCGGAATACTTACGTTGAAGACTTCGTAGCCCTTCTGAGACGTATGTGGAAAGAACAAAGGTATTAAGATTGCAGCCGACCCTATGTCTGAGGCGAGGAAAAATGCATGTCCGAGCTTAAGGCCAAGTAATGGGCCTAGCGTCAGAAAATCAAAATCTGCATTTCCTGATATAAATCATTGATTTATTGAAACTAGCTCCAGTGATCTCGTGCCGACCAAAATACAGAGTCTGTCAGTCATGGTCACTGATGGATACCCTACAGAAACCCGCATTCTCACTGAGTTTGCGGGTTTTTTGTTGCCTGTATAAAAATCAGGGCAAACCGGGCGGAATTCTGAATTGTCTTTTCTTTGTCGGTGAATATTTACAGCTTGTTCAGGGAGAGTATGATTTCTAACGGTCTGAACAAGCTGATGGATTATCACGCACAAGGAAGCGATACCGTGCCAGCACTAGAATTCCCCTGTACCCTTTTCACGACGCAAAGACGGATGGATGATTACAGCGCCAGCGATATGCTCTGTGGCGATTTATCCGCCTCACAGTTGCTGGCAGCAGTGCAGATTCCTAACAGCTAAGGACTTTAACGAAGACTAAATCACTTCGCTACTTTCTGTGATTAGCGGCTTTTTAATGCCTAAAATTTGACCCGGGCACGGC is a window from the Pantoea sp. CCBC3-3-1 genome containing:
- a CDS encoding DUF3289 family protein: MDYHAQGSDTVPALEFPCTLFTTQRRMDDYSASDMLCGDLSASQLLAAVQIPNS